The Noviherbaspirillum saxi genome includes a window with the following:
- a CDS encoding phytanoyl-CoA dioxygenase family protein codes for MSLSAAQIEQFRHDGYLVFRQLVSPAACAAMLAVTQEHLRQAIAPLEYEAEVGYDGAPASLDAPGGRTVRRLRAAYQRDPAFRAWAEDAQLGRWLRELIGERVFLTLAHHNCVMTKHPNYGTATGWHRDIRYWSFARNDLISVWLALGSEKEANGALKVIPGSHRLDIQRSQLDDLDFLRPDVAENQAIMARGVTVELDPGDVLFFHSGLFHAAGRNNGDSVKTSVVFAYRGESNLPLAGSRSAAAGDVAIGS; via the coding sequence ATGTCGCTTTCAGCAGCACAGATCGAACAATTCAGACATGACGGCTACCTGGTCTTCAGGCAGCTGGTGTCTCCTGCCGCCTGCGCCGCCATGCTGGCGGTCACGCAGGAGCATTTGCGGCAAGCGATTGCGCCGCTCGAGTATGAAGCCGAGGTCGGTTATGACGGCGCTCCCGCCTCGCTCGACGCCCCCGGCGGCCGCACGGTGCGCCGATTGCGCGCCGCTTACCAGCGCGATCCGGCCTTCCGCGCCTGGGCCGAAGATGCGCAACTGGGCCGCTGGCTGCGCGAGCTGATCGGAGAGCGCGTGTTCCTGACGCTTGCGCATCACAACTGCGTAATGACCAAGCATCCGAACTATGGCACGGCCACCGGCTGGCATCGCGACATTCGCTACTGGTCGTTTGCGCGCAACGATCTGATTTCGGTTTGGCTAGCGCTGGGCAGCGAAAAGGAAGCCAATGGCGCATTGAAGGTCATCCCCGGCTCGCATCGGCTCGACATCCAGCGTTCGCAACTCGATGACCTCGATTTCCTGCGGCCGGATGTGGCGGAAAACCAGGCGATCATGGCGCGCGGCGTGACGGTTGAACTGGATCCAGGCGACGTGTTGTTCTTCCACAGCGGCTTGTTCCATGCGGCAGGCAGGAATAACGGCGATAGCGTGAAGACCTCAGTCGTGTTCGCTTACCGCGGCGAGAGCAATTTGCCGCTTGCCGGCAGCCGCTCGGCTGCGGCCGGCGACGTTGCGATCGGCAGCTAG
- a CDS encoding ion transporter encodes MNRDLPPPFSPLPLPFGKPDGGWRLRLYTVIFEADTDAGRRFDKALIAAILLSILVVILDSVQAISARHDRLMDVLEWIFTLGFTAEYALRLACVKRPLRYATSFFGIIDLLSVLPTYLAFFIPEVHALLDVRILRLIRVFRIFKLTLYVQEYQVLTSAISASRRKIMVFLSIVLMAVLVMGTLMYVLEGPAHGFTSIPKSMYWAIVTMTTVGYGDMTPQTDVGKALASIMMLLGWGVLAVPTGIVTAEMTTQRLTATPKTASGSRSCAACGSTGHDEHARFCKNCGAEMAPTRPA; translated from the coding sequence ATGAACCGTGATCTGCCCCCACCTTTTTCTCCCTTGCCCCTGCCGTTCGGGAAACCTGACGGGGGCTGGCGGCTTCGCCTGTACACCGTCATCTTTGAAGCCGATACCGACGCCGGACGCCGTTTCGACAAGGCCTTGATCGCCGCCATCCTGCTGAGCATCCTGGTGGTGATCCTCGATAGCGTGCAAGCGATCAGCGCACGCCACGACCGCCTGATGGACGTGCTGGAATGGATATTCACCCTCGGCTTTACCGCCGAATATGCACTGCGGCTGGCCTGCGTGAAGCGGCCGCTGCGCTATGCCACCAGTTTCTTCGGCATCATCGATCTGTTGTCGGTATTGCCGACTTACCTGGCCTTCTTTATCCCCGAAGTACATGCCTTGCTTGATGTGCGCATCCTGCGGCTGATCCGCGTTTTCCGGATCTTCAAGCTCACGCTGTATGTGCAGGAATATCAAGTCCTGACCAGCGCGATCAGCGCGAGCCGCCGCAAGATCATGGTATTTCTATCCATTGTCCTGATGGCGGTGCTGGTGATGGGAACGCTGATGTATGTGCTCGAAGGGCCGGCTCATGGCTTTACCAGCATTCCGAAATCGATGTACTGGGCGATCGTGACGATGACCACGGTCGGCTACGGCGACATGACGCCGCAAACCGATGTCGGCAAGGCGCTGGCGTCGATCATGATGCTGCTGGGCTGGGGCGTGCTGGCGGTGCCGACCGGTATCGTGACCGCGGAAATGACCACGCAGCGGCTGACCGCCACGCCGAAGACGGCATCCGGTTCGCGCAGCTGTGCGGCATGCGGCAGCACCGGACATGACGAGCATGCCCGCTTCTGCAAGAATTGCGGGGCGGAGATGGCGCCGACTCGGCCGGCATGA
- a CDS encoding DUF924 family protein, with the protein MDINAVTIIDFWFGSEQDDRAVADRQAALWWSKNTALDADMRERFAGATRDAAAHALDDWADTSAGLLALILLTDQFPRNMYRDTPQSFAFDELARDWCKQGLHQGMHATLRPIERVFFYLPLEHSESLADQDLAVSLFSELAAKALPLHRTAFDGFYGFAIRHREVIRRFGRFPHRNHILGRDSTPEEIAFLQEKGSSF; encoded by the coding sequence GTGGACATTAATGCTGTAACGATTATCGATTTCTGGTTCGGTAGCGAACAGGATGACAGGGCGGTCGCCGACCGTCAGGCGGCACTATGGTGGTCGAAAAACACGGCGCTCGATGCCGACATGCGTGAACGCTTCGCTGGCGCGACCCGCGATGCCGCTGCACATGCGCTCGACGATTGGGCCGACACATCGGCCGGACTGCTGGCACTGATCCTGCTGACCGACCAGTTTCCCCGGAATATGTATCGGGACACGCCACAATCATTTGCCTTCGATGAGCTGGCGCGCGACTGGTGCAAGCAGGGCTTGCACCAGGGTATGCATGCAACGCTCAGGCCGATAGAACGCGTTTTCTTTTACCTGCCGCTTGAGCATTCCGAATCGCTGGCAGACCAGGATCTCGCGGTCAGCCTGTTCAGCGAACTCGCAGCAAAGGCCCTGCCCTTGCATCGGACGGCGTTCGATGGCTTCTATGGCTTTGCTATTCGCCATCGCGAAGTCATCCGGCGTTTCGGGCGCTTTCCACACCGTAACCACATACTCGGCCGCGACTCGACGCCGGAAGAAATCGCCTTTCTGCAGGAAAAGGGTTCTTCGTTCTA
- a CDS encoding sensor histidine kinase translates to MFSDAAIGIAYYIISFALLYFMHKRRYTPFRWMFGMFAAFIFLSGTTHIASVWTFWHPDQMLVTVLNAAAALVAMAAAALLWPVIPKAVLLPANRQLQEVINQLEHEIDERKKAETAARESQATLRELAAYQERIREDERKRIAREIHDELGQNLLALRLDVASLHERASERHPVLQRRAATALEYIDTTMKSIRTIMNNLRPSVLDLGLPAAVEWQVRQFEARNAILCELFLTDHGQSVPDAHATAAFRILQESLNNIGRHARATYVRVEMRIDPRLLTLAIKDNGVGMYPGDRRKAHRYGLVGIEERITILGGELHIESTPGHGTVLQITIPLADDVSAERHTQTAAAPVGV, encoded by the coding sequence ATGTTTTCAGACGCCGCGATCGGCATCGCCTACTACATCATTTCATTCGCCTTGCTGTATTTCATGCACAAGCGGCGGTACACGCCATTCCGCTGGATGTTCGGAATGTTCGCGGCGTTCATCTTCTTGTCCGGTACCACCCATATCGCTTCCGTCTGGACGTTCTGGCACCCTGATCAAATGCTCGTTACCGTGCTGAATGCGGCGGCCGCCCTTGTCGCGATGGCGGCCGCCGCGCTGCTGTGGCCGGTGATACCGAAGGCGGTGCTATTGCCGGCGAATCGACAGTTGCAGGAAGTGATCAACCAGCTTGAACATGAAATCGACGAGCGCAAGAAAGCCGAGACCGCAGCCCGCGAATCGCAGGCCACCTTGCGCGAGCTGGCCGCCTATCAGGAGCGTATACGGGAAGACGAACGCAAGCGGATCGCCCGCGAAATCCATGACGAGCTTGGCCAAAACCTGCTTGCATTGCGGCTCGATGTGGCCAGCCTGCATGAACGGGCAAGCGAACGACATCCGGTTCTGCAGCGCCGCGCCGCGACCGCGCTGGAATACATCGATACCACGATGAAATCGATTCGCACCATCATGAACAATCTGCGGCCGTCGGTACTCGACCTTGGCTTGCCGGCGGCGGTCGAATGGCAGGTCAGGCAATTCGAGGCACGCAACGCGATTCTGTGCGAGCTGTTCCTGACTGACCATGGGCAATCCGTACCGGATGCCCATGCAACTGCTGCTTTCCGCATCTTGCAGGAATCGCTCAACAATATAGGCCGCCACGCGCGCGCCACCTATGTGCGCGTTGAAATGCGCATTGACCCGCGCTTGCTGACCCTGGCGATCAAGGACAATGGCGTGGGCATGTATCCCGGAGACCGGCGCAAGGCGCACCGCTACGGCTTGGTCGGCATCGAGGAGCGCATCACGATCCTGGGCGGCGAACTGCATATCGAAAGCACGCCCGGGCATGGCACGGTATTGCAGATCACGATTCCGCTCGCCGATGACGTGTCGGCCGAGCGTCATACGCAGACCGCGGCGGCTCCGGTCGGCGTATGA
- a CDS encoding amidohydrolase family protein — MDLIIRNATLPDNTRVDIAVADGCIAAIGTDLALHAAQEIDAGGDLVTPPFVDAHFHMDATLSYGLPRVNQSGTLLEGIALWGELKPMLAQEALIERAMQYCDWAVARGLLAIRTHVDICDDRLLAVEALLEVKRRVAPYIDMQLVAFPQDGLLRSASAFDNLKRAIAMGVDVVGGIPHFERTMADGAESVRLLCEFAAEQGLRVDMHCDESDDPQSRHIETLAYHANRLGLHGRVAGSHLTSMHSMDNYYVSKLLPLIREAGVAAIANPLINITLQGRHDSYPKRRGMTRVPELMAAGIDVAFGHDCVMDPWYGLGSGDMLEVAHMGLHVAQMTGQQAMRACFDAVTENPARILGLEGYGLQPGCHADLVILDAGNAIEAIRLRAARRYVIRRGRIISQSPAARATLDLAGRPKQTDFRLGR; from the coding sequence ATGGACCTGATCATTCGTAACGCCACGCTGCCGGACAATACCCGCGTCGATATTGCGGTGGCCGACGGCTGTATCGCGGCCATCGGCACCGATCTGGCGCTGCACGCGGCACAGGAAATCGATGCCGGCGGCGACCTCGTCACGCCGCCCTTCGTCGATGCGCATTTTCATATGGATGCCACTCTCAGCTATGGCTTGCCGCGGGTGAACCAGTCGGGCACGCTGCTGGAAGGCATCGCGCTCTGGGGTGAGCTCAAGCCGATGCTGGCGCAGGAAGCCCTGATCGAGCGTGCGATGCAGTATTGCGACTGGGCCGTCGCGCGCGGCCTGCTCGCCATCCGCACCCATGTCGATATCTGCGATGACCGTCTGCTGGCGGTGGAAGCCTTGCTGGAAGTGAAGCGCCGGGTCGCGCCCTATATCGACATGCAGCTGGTCGCGTTTCCGCAGGATGGACTGCTGCGCAGCGCGTCGGCCTTCGACAACCTGAAGCGCGCGATCGCGATGGGGGTCGACGTGGTCGGCGGCATCCCGCATTTCGAGCGCACCATGGCCGATGGCGCGGAATCGGTAAGACTGTTGTGCGAGTTTGCGGCGGAACAGGGATTGCGGGTGGACATGCATTGCGATGAATCCGACGATCCGCAGTCGCGCCATATCGAAACGCTTGCCTATCATGCCAACCGGCTTGGCCTGCATGGCCGGGTGGCCGGCTCGCACCTGACGTCGATGCATTCGATGGACAACTACTACGTCAGCAAGCTGCTGCCGCTGATTCGCGAGGCCGGCGTGGCCGCGATCGCCAATCCCCTCATCAATATCACCTTGCAAGGCCGGCACGACAGCTATCCGAAACGGCGCGGCATGACCCGCGTGCCGGAACTGATGGCGGCCGGCATCGATGTCGCGTTCGGCCACGACTGCGTGATGGATCCCTGGTATGGCCTCGGGTCGGGCGACATGCTGGAAGTCGCGCACATGGGATTGCATGTCGCGCAAATGACCGGCCAGCAGGCGATGCGCGCCTGCTTCGATGCAGTGACGGAAAATCCGGCGCGCATACTCGGCCTGGAAGGCTACGGCTTGCAGCCGGGCTGCCATGCCGACCTGGTGATCCTCGACGCCGGCAATGCGATCGAGGCGATCCGGCTGCGCGCGGCGCGGCGTTACGTGATACGGCGTGGACGCATCATCAGCCAGTCGCCGGCGGCACGGGCGACACTGGATTTGGCGGGACGGCCGAAGCAGACCGATTTCCGGCTTGGCCGATAA
- a CDS encoding branched-chain amino acid ABC transporter substrate-binding protein, giving the protein MYLNKIIGGLALAGLVGMAYAQETVVKIGHSGPLSGAQSFAGKDNENGVRLAIEELNAKPITVGGKKLKFELLSEDDQADPKAGVNVAQKLIDSGVKFVVGPYNSGVAIPASRVYNDAGVIMATVGSNPKITEQGYKSLYRINASDSQLGSKMALYAAKELKLKNVAVIDDRTAYGQGVAEEFKKQAKASGMNVLGHEFTNDKASDFTAILTNLKAKKVEAIFLGGYAPQGGPMARQMKQLGVNAKLLGGDTICAAEMGRLGGDAVGENVLCAQGGAILDKAASGPEFKGKYKKRFNQEPEVYAASFYDGMMMYADAMKKANSVDAAKVNAELQKGSYKGVAGTYAFDEKGNMKQSPVTIFTFKNQQPVAVTSY; this is encoded by the coding sequence ATGTACCTGAACAAGATTATCGGCGGCCTCGCCCTGGCTGGCCTGGTCGGCATGGCATACGCACAAGAAACCGTCGTGAAGATCGGCCATAGCGGCCCGCTCTCCGGCGCGCAATCGTTTGCCGGCAAGGACAATGAAAACGGCGTTCGTCTCGCCATCGAAGAATTGAACGCCAAGCCGATCACCGTCGGCGGCAAGAAGCTCAAGTTCGAACTCTTGAGCGAAGACGATCAGGCCGATCCGAAAGCCGGCGTCAACGTGGCGCAGAAGCTGATCGACAGCGGCGTCAAATTCGTCGTCGGCCCGTATAACTCCGGTGTGGCGATTCCCGCTTCGCGCGTCTACAACGATGCCGGCGTGATCATGGCGACCGTCGGTTCCAACCCGAAGATCACCGAGCAGGGTTACAAGAGCCTGTACCGTATCAATGCCAGCGATTCGCAGCTGGGCTCCAAGATGGCGCTGTATGCAGCCAAGGAATTGAAGCTGAAGAACGTTGCCGTCATCGATGACCGCACCGCCTACGGCCAGGGCGTCGCCGAAGAATTCAAGAAGCAGGCAAAGGCGTCGGGCATGAATGTGCTCGGCCATGAATTCACCAATGACAAGGCGTCGGACTTTACCGCGATCCTGACCAACCTGAAAGCGAAAAAGGTCGAGGCGATTTTCCTCGGCGGTTATGCACCGCAGGGCGGCCCAATGGCGCGCCAGATGAAACAGCTCGGCGTCAATGCCAAACTGCTGGGCGGCGACACCATCTGCGCGGCGGAAATGGGTCGTCTGGGTGGCGACGCGGTCGGTGAAAACGTGCTCTGCGCGCAAGGCGGCGCCATTCTGGACAAGGCCGCGAGCGGTCCTGAATTCAAGGGCAAGTATAAAAAGCGCTTCAACCAGGAGCCGGAAGTGTATGCGGCATCGTTCTATGACGGCATGATGATGTATGCCGATGCGATGAAAAAGGCCAACTCGGTTGATGCCGCCAAGGTCAACGCCGAGTTGCAGAAGGGCTCGTACAAGGGTGTTGCCGGCACTTATGCATTCGACGAAAAGGGCAACATGAAGCAGTCGCCGGTGACCATTTTCACGTTCAAGAACCAGCAACCGGTTGCCGTGACGAGCTATTGA
- a CDS encoding cupin domain-containing protein encodes MNINNLYHGLPSALPAEMIETLAGNNHVRIERIVSRGHCSPPGFWYEQAENEWVIVLKGQARLRFERGDRVLLLNAGDHVDIPAGERHRVDWTIDDGTDTVWLAVFYPEPPQQ; translated from the coding sequence ATGAACATCAACAATCTATATCACGGCTTGCCCTCAGCCTTGCCCGCTGAAATGATCGAAACGCTGGCCGGCAACAACCATGTCCGCATCGAACGCATCGTATCGCGCGGCCACTGTTCTCCGCCCGGATTCTGGTATGAGCAAGCCGAAAATGAATGGGTCATCGTGCTCAAGGGCCAGGCGCGGCTGCGTTTCGAGCGCGGCGACCGGGTGCTGCTGCTGAACGCGGGCGATCACGTCGACATTCCGGCCGGAGAACGTCACCGGGTCGACTGGACCATCGATGACGGCACGGACACGGTCTGGCTGGCGGTGTTTTATCCGGAGCCACCGCAGCAATAG